In Cynocephalus volans isolate mCynVol1 chromosome 3, mCynVol1.pri, whole genome shotgun sequence, one DNA window encodes the following:
- the GRIFIN gene encoding grifin: MALQFEAFCAGGLAPGWSLLVQGQSDSGEDKFEINFLSEAGDIAFHVKPRFSSATMVGNTFQGGRWGEEEVSSVFPLALGEPFEMEISSDADHFHVYAQEHKVLQFSHRQRPLADITRVRVLSDHRLAQVELAKRGLSWGDRGY; this comes from the exons ATGGCACTGCAG TTTGAAGCCTTCTGTGCAGGGGGCCTGGCCCCAGGCTGGAGCCTGCTGGTCCAGGGACAGTCTGATTCTGGAGAAGACAA GTTTGAGATCAACTTTTTGTCGGAGGCAGGGGACATCGCCTTCCACGTCAAGCCCCGATTCTCCAGTGCCACCATGGTGGGCAACACCTTCCAAGGTGGCCGCTGGGGCGAGGAGGAGGTGTCGAGTGTCTTCCCTTTGGCTCTGGGGGAGCCCTTTGAG ATGGAGATCAGCTCGGACGCGGATCACTTCCACGTCTACGCCCAGGAGCACAAGGTGCTGCAGTTCTCACACCGCCAGAGGCCGCTGGCCGACATCACCAGGGTGCGGGTGCTGAGTGACCACCGCCTGGCCCAGGTGGAGCTGGCCAAGAGGGGCCTGAGCTGGGG GGACAGGGGCTACTGA